The following nucleotide sequence is from Cucumis melo cultivar AY chromosome 1, USDA_Cmelo_AY_1.0, whole genome shotgun sequence.
taaaaagaaaaactataacaaaacttAAAACAAAGTCCTAAACTATCAAATCATTCAAAGTGGAATGTTTCAATAAATTTAAGCTTGAGGATACACAAAATAAGTTGCCCATgcaaaaaatcaacaaatttcAGAGACTTTGAGAACAAAGAAGTTCAAACTTGGCTGGAACAAGCACTTGGTTTTGCAAAAGTGAATATTAATCACATAATAgcatttattttgaattttaaacataaaataagAAATCCCGTGGTCAAATTTGGTTGAGATCGCTCGAGAAAAACACCATCACAGATATACAAAAAGTGTGCTATTTTTGAAATGTTAAACCCAAAATGACTCGTTTTGGACAATTTTCTAGATTTATTTAAGCctattatttttagaaatttaaaagactATAAGCATGATTTTAAATTGCTCTATGCTTGAGTTATCTAGAGATCAGTTGAGATCCTTCAAGACTAGTTTAATGTGTACAAAGATAGATTTCCACTCATGAGAGGGCCCCTATTAGGTGCCTAGAGTTTCACTCGGTGAGAGTCCGATAGCATTGATTAAATTATGCAATATTGTGAATGTTTCAAAGATATTAAAGTTTTTGGTATTTATTGAATTCTCCCACAACTTAGAGAGACGCTGATAGTTTACAGATGGGTACTATAGTAATGGAAAGTTTTATAAGTTTATGTATTGCTTTGCTAAGAATTCTTTACATACAATGTTCTACAagcatattttatttaattagtcATTCACTAGACTTTAGCTTATCTTTTCAATTGTTTTCCACTTTCTAGGTAGAGATTGTGATTTCCGAGTCTGACCTACTATTGTCAATCTGCCATCTAGTTTTAGGTTTCTTTTGTCATCATGTATTTTGACAATGCATCTAAAACTATTTGAAATATGAAGGTTTTAGAGAGCAGTTGTGTATAGgttattttggttattaaacTTATGTCACGTGTTTGTTATAGATTCTAGAATTATGGTAAGTTTGTTTATATAAGTGCTATGCATGTTTTCTTCGGTGGTACTAGATTTAGAGTTGGTAAGTTATAAACGAGTGCAGTAAGAGTAGGCATTACTTGTTGACTTAAGACTCTTAGGCTTAGAGAAGAGGGAGGGATCTCTAACAATTAAACATCTCCTAAACTTACAAAATGATATAACTAAGCGCCTAAGTATGACAATATCCATAAACCATCTCAAAACTATGAACATTATTAAAACCAAATTGtcaaattatagaaatattggaATAATATTACATTtaacaaattttcttttaagttgataaaatttcaaaagtttattAGTATATTAACCATTAAAAGGATGGTGCAAATCTTTGAATAGTATGAAATCGaagataacaaaagaaaaagaaaaaatcaatatATACTAAATCAAAAGAtcgaactaaaaaaaaaaaaaaaaaaaaaccgaatTGGAAGGGAAGAAAGAGGGAGTGGGAAAAAGGTACATTGATTTTCAACAGGTAAGGTCGTTGAGACCTCCGTCCAATTTCGATGAGTTCGAGAATTTCTTTCGTCACATAAATTCTTTCACAGAACAAACTCACTCAACTCTCCATTCCCATTCCCATTTCTCTCTTCATTCCAATGGCTCATCTTCTCAACACCTCCTTCCTCCCCGCCTCCTCCCCTTCTCTCCGCCCAACGCCTTTTCTCCCACCCCCATTTCACCCTATGCGCCGCCCTCTCCAGGTCCAAGCCAAGATCCGCGAGATCTTCATGCCTGCTCTCAGCTCCACCATGACCGAGGGCAAGATTGTGTCTTGGATCAAGACTGAGGGCGACAAGCTCGCCAAGGGTGAGAGTGTTGTCGTTGTCGAGTCCGATAAGGCCGATATGGACGTTGAAACCTTCTATGATGGCTACCTCGCTGCCATTATGGTTGATGAAGGAGGCGTTGCCCCTGTTGGATCTGCAATCGCTCTTTTGGCTGAGACTCAGGATGAGATTTCTGAGGCAAAGTCTAGAGCTGCCAACCCTTCTGCTTCTCCGGCTTCGGCACCTCCGCCGGACAAGAGTCCTGAAAATGTAGTTGCTACTCCGGCGGCACAGGTTGTGGTGGCGAAGGCGGCTGCTGCTCCGGTTGTTGTTTCTTCCACTCACCCTGCATCTGAAGGGGGGAAGAGAATTGTGGCGTCTCCGTATGCCAAGAAGCTGGCTAAGGAGTTGAATGTGGAGCTGGCGACGGTGGTGGGGACTGGGCCATTGGGGAGAATTGTGGCTAAGGATGTTGAAGCTGCGGCCGCTTCTGCTGCTGCTAGCTCAGTTTCGGCTCCGGGAGGCGGTGTGAAGCCCACCACATCCCTGGAGTTGGGAACCACTGTGCCGTTTACCACAATGCAAGGGGCGGTGAGTAGAAACATGGTTGAGAGTCTCGCGGTGCCCACTTTCAGAGTGGGGTATACCATTACAACAGATGCACTTGATGCTCTTTACAAAAAGGTACGTTTAAAAGATTTGGAAACGATCATTGTTTCATTGCCTTTTTCCCTTCTTTGAAACTGCCTTTCAAACTTATGTTGAACATGTTATTAGTTAGAATTATTTCATGGTTTGAAAGAAATGAAGCAACTTTCTTTTTGAAAGGATAGAATTAGAACATGTCGTCTGCTCTGCTAATAATTGGTAGTGATTTATGTTTCTTAGATTAAATCAAAGGGAGTGACCATGACAGCGTTGCTTGCCAAGGCGACAGCTCTGGCTTTGGCTAAACATCCTGTAGTAAATTCAAGTTGTAGGGATGGTAAGAGCTTTACTTATAATAGCAGCATCAATATTGCAGTTGCCGTGGCCATTGATGGTGGCTTGATCACACCAGTTCTTCAAGATGCGGATAAGGTAATATTAGTTTCCTTAAGTTGTTCTGTTATTGTTCAAATAATATGTTAATTATTTAATCATGGATTTCTTATACTTGATTTGTTATTTAATCATGGATTGCTTATACTTGATTTGTGCTTTAGGTGGATATTTATTCTCTGTCTCGAAAGTGGAAGGAGTTAGTTGATAAGGCTAGAGCCAAGCAACTGCAACCTCAGGAATACAACACTGGTACTTTTCGTTGGTTCTTTTTTCAACCTTGTTTCAACAAGGAGTAATTAGTAGTTCACTTACATTCATATCTAGGGAGGaagttagtttattttattCAGTGTTTtgagaaggaagaaagaaatatGATGAGGGAAATTCCAAGAAAGTTGAAGAAGAGTTCTGTAAAATAAAGCTtgtcaaaggaaaaaaaaaacttaacttTCTATAGTCAAGGTAAACTCgagaaaatgaataaatcaAAATGGTAAAGAAGGATGATGGATCACCATTGCTTTTATACATGATAAGAGTGATGTGGTCCATGGAATGTCACAAAAGACTTGAACGttccattttttaattctttttaagtTAGAATATTCTCCAAAGGTTACTCACATTTTGTATGTTCTTTTAGATTGTTCATGAGTTGACTAATATGATGGCAGTAGAAAGTTGTCCATACATATGTTAAGAAGAATAAGTGTGAGTCGTGTAGGGGAAGTGACAAAGTGATGTAGAATGAGAGTGTAAATGTGCGGATTACTGGTTAGTGAGTGGGCTCTCTCTCCTTTAATATAGTTAAGGCTATAAGCGCAGGACAGGGAGAAGAGGCAGTAGCTGGAGAGGCTTTTGTGGGGACTTGAGAGGTTTAAACTTCATGCCTTCTCCTTTCCATATTTAATGTAGTTCAGTGAAAGAACCCTAGCACATTCATCGTACTAGTGTTGACCATCTCATTTTGGGAAAACCCATTGAAACATCCTAAGAACGCCTCCTTTAGGGTTGTTTCAACTTTTCTGATGACTAAATTATCAAGTCTGCAAGACACCGATTAGAGGTATACAGTACTTGGTTTTTTAAGTTATCAAGATTTTGAAATTCCTTTCTAggagccaaaaaaaaaaaaaagcagaaaaaaaggaaaaaaaggaaaaaaaaaacaaatataccATTAGACCGATAGTACCTTGGCTTTAACGCAAAGCCACCAGCCGCAATCATCTAGTTGAAAAGATTGCAGATAGATCCAACCCTTGCTTAGCCAAAGAACGGGAGAGAAAAAGGTGATCTTGCGATCCATGGTGGAGTTGTGCGGATTAACGTTTTTGAATTTTATACAAATTTCTAAGTACTCCACCGCAAGCAAAGGACCATATAAAGAATTTGTTTTTCTTAGGATTAGTCCCTTTCCAATTGATCTTACTAGGATTCTGGTCTTGAAAGTTAGGGCCTTGGGAGAGATAATGGTCCCCGATTCCACATAAAGTGTCCTGGTAAAGTTAGGTACTTCGTGAattctatttttaatatttcttaGGGGATCACATCTAACTAGGCTAGACTATTCTTCCAACTATCTGTCTTACAAACCCCTGAGATTATTTCACGTTTCATGAATAAATAATAGAAGCGCAATAACCTTCAAGTGGACAGAACTCTTCCAGTGTCCTCCCAAAATCTAGTCATTTTACCATCTCCGAGCTCTGGATTAAAAAGATATAACTTTTAGAAATAGAAAACAGAACAAAACATATTGGACGAGCTCTCTGACTAATTTAGTACAATACGCCATACGTGTAGATTAGTTACACAGTTCACAGTTCCATACTGTGCAGTAGCTTGGTTAAATATCATTTTCATCAGAGTCTCCCCTCTGTCTCTTCCTTGAGCAGGTACATTCACTCTCTCTAATCTTGGCATGTTTGGTGTGGATCGATTTGATGCAATTCTGCCACCCGGAACTGTTAGTATCGTTACTCTTCTACTTCTGTCTCCCCATTTTGTTCTCAGTTGGAGTACCTTTCTCGCATATACCTCTCTTCTCTCAGCCTAGTTATTAATGTTGGAACCTAATTAATACAGGGAGCAATCATGGCAGTTGGAGCATCTATCCCTACGGTTGTGGGTACTAAAGATGGTCGAATTGGCAAGAAAAACCAAATGCAGGTAATGAATTCAACTCGGATTATTCTTACTGTACATTTTGGAGAGTAGGCTTCTGTATCCTTATTTTATGGATCTTGAAAATTTGTAGGTAAATGTAACAGCGGATCATCGAGTAATCTACGGTGCGGATCTTGCCACTTTCTTGCATACCTTCGCAAAAATCATTGAGGACCCTAAAGACCTAACACTATAGTTTTACTTGCATTTTAACCCccaatttcttttctctttagTTTTCTTCTCATGATTTGATGTTCTGTTTCTCCACACATATTTGAGTCAGATGTGATCTCCATAAAATATGGTAGAAACTTTAGTAAGAAATTATTCTCAATATCTGTTGTTGCTCATGTTCAGAGAAGAACAAAGCAGAATTTTGAAGGATGAACTATtatttgtgtttttctttttctttttaattgagTTGTATTTAGAACTTATTTTCACATGGTaatcatatatttattttcttcatgTTGGAAATGTGGGCAAAATTCTTCACTATATTATTGGATTGATTATGGACTATAATAGATCTCATGTTCCACCATCACGAAGGTTGAACAGTAATACGCGAGTTAACTACCATAATCATCACAACTCTCAGTAAAATTCATAAAAGTAGTACACTTTTGGTTTTACATTTCAAGAGTAACATACTTTCGGAAAGctgtaattttgtttttcttgatcaATCTCGGTCAACCTCGACATTGAGATTCTTCACTAATTTTAAGAAACTTGTTTGACGTAATTTTTTGGTTCATCTCGACCATGATTCACACTAAGATTGTTggtttttctttaatttgaaaataaagggATTTATTAAATGACCAAATTACCCTTAGAAACCCGAACATTAGATACTCTTACAGAACACTAAACCCCAAACATGTGCTCATTTCGGTTGAGATTGACTCGAGTTTTTCGTTTCTTTCCCTTTGGATCTCCAATTTTGGTATTGCTCCCTAAAATGATGtattaattaactaattgaTTATCATTATGTTTAATTATTAACCAATTATCATGCTACTAAAAGTATGAAATTGTGAGTATAAGACCTTATTAATCAGTCTCCTCTGCAACAATTTTGGAGAGATGAATATTTGTTGTAGTGTTTGATATGACTCATTTGACTTCTTTTTGCTATCATTGTGGTGATCTTCTTCTGTCTCTGCAAAATCTTCCATTTTATCTCTTCAAATTCTTTCTTGGTCTCACCATGTGTTGATGACACACAGTATA
It contains:
- the LOC103500056 gene encoding dihydrolipoyllysine-residue acetyltransferase component 5 of pyruvate dehydrogenase complex, chloroplastic; the encoded protein is MAHLLNTSFLPASSPSLRPTPFLPPPFHPMRRPLQVQAKIREIFMPALSSTMTEGKIVSWIKTEGDKLAKGESVVVVESDKADMDVETFYDGYLAAIMVDEGGVAPVGSAIALLAETQDEISEAKSRAANPSASPASAPPPDKSPENVVATPAAQVVVAKAAAAPVVVSSTHPASEGGKRIVASPYAKKLAKELNVELATVVGTGPLGRIVAKDVEAAAASAAASSVSAPGGGVKPTTSLELGTTVPFTTMQGAVSRNMVESLAVPTFRVGYTITTDALDALYKKIKSKGVTMTALLAKATALALAKHPVVNSSCRDGKSFTYNSSINIAVAVAIDGGLITPVLQDADKVDIYSLSRKWKELVDKARAKQLQPQEYNTGTFTLSNLGMFGVDRFDAILPPGTGAIMAVGASIPTVVGTKDGRIGKKNQMQVNVTADHRVIYGADLATFLHTFAKIIEDPKDLTL